A section of the Cervus canadensis isolate Bull #8, Minnesota chromosome 8, ASM1932006v1, whole genome shotgun sequence genome encodes:
- the WNT8B gene encoding protein Wnt-8b has product MSVNNFLMTGPKAYLIYSSSVAAGAQSGIEECKYQFAWDRWNCPERALQLSSHGGLRSANRETAFVHAISSAGVMYTLTRNCSLGDFDNCGCDDSRNGQLGGQGWLWGGCSDNVGFGEAISKQFVDALETGQDARAAMNLHNNEAGRKAVKGTMKRTCKCHGVSGSCTTQTCWLQLPEFREVGAHLKEKYHAALKVDLLQGAGNSAAGRGAIADTFRSISTRELVHLEDSPDYCLENKTLGLLGTEGRECLRRGRALGRWERRSCRRLCGDCGLAVEERRAETVSSCNCKFHWCCAVRCEQCRRRVTKYFCSRADRPRGGAAHEPGRKP; this is encoded by the exons GTCAGTGAACAATTTCCTGATGACTGGTccaaag GCTTACCTGATCTACTCCAGCAGCGTGGCAGCTGGTGCCCAGAGTGGAATTGAAGAATGCAAATACCAGTTTGCTTGGGACCGCTGGAACTGCCCTGAGAGAGCCCTGCAGCTGTCCAGCCATGGTGGCCTTCGCAGTG CTAATCGGGAGACAGCATTTGTACATGCCATCAGTTCTGCCGGGGTCATGTACACTCTGACTAGAAACTGCAGCCTTGGGGATTTTGACAACTGTGGCTGTGATGACTCCCGCAATGGGCAACTGG GGGGCCAAGGCTGGCTGTGGGGAGGCTGCAGCGACAACGTGGGCTTTGGAGAGGCAATATCCAAGCAGTTCGTCGATGCCCTGGAGACAGGACAGGATGCTCGGGCAGCCATGAACCTGCACAACAATGAGGCTGGCCGCAAG GCGGTGAAGGGCACCATGAAACGCACGTGTAAGTGCCACGGGGTGTCTGGCAGCTGCACCACGCAGACCTGCTGGCTGCAGCTGCCGGAATTCCGAGAGGTGGGTGCGCACCTGAAAGAGAAGTACCACGCGGCTCTCAAGGTGGACCTGCTGCAGGGTGCAGGCAACAGCGCGGCGGGCCGCGGTGCCATCGCTGACACCTTTCGTTCCATCTCCACACGGGAGCTGGTGCACCTGGAGGACTCCCCGGACTACTGCCTGGAGAACAAGACGCTAGGGCTGCTGGGCACCGAAGGCAGAGAGTGTCTGCGGCGCGGCCGGGCCCTGGGCCGCTGGGAGCGCCGCAGCTGCCGTCGACTCTGCGGGGACTGCGGGCTGGCGGTGGAGGAGCGCCGCGCCGAGACAGTGTCCAGTTGCAATTGCAAGTTTCACTGGTGCTGCGCGGTCCGCTGCGAGCAGTGCCGCCGGCGAGTCACCAAGTACTTCTGCAGCCGCGCGGACCGGCCACGCGGGGGCGCGGCGCACGAACCCGGGAGAAAACCCTAA